The window GCGCTTTTGATCTCTTCCCTTAATGTTACTTGAATATCCTGCAAGTTTTCATATTGTATTATATATGGATTGGCGATACATTTGTATGTTGCATACATGTACAGTCCAAGATGAACAAGTTCATGGATCAGACAATGAAGCTGaaatattcaaactttattCAAGAcagaaaacccaaaatcaaaactccagaaaagaaaaaaagcctTTTACTTGTTCATGGAATGTAATACTCTCTAATCTAGATTTGTGTCAAATGAGAGCCCAAATGTTCTTTGAACAGTGAGGCTCTATCAAATATGAATATATCACTCATAAAACCTTAAGCCTAAGAATGAAGGATCAATGTCAAATCCTAAGAAACAGGAAAGGAATAATACAAACATAGAGATTGTGAGACATGAAACCATATATGTTCACtagccaaagaagaaaaagtacaTTAACTGCAAAACGAAATGCAGTGGCCGTCTTGAagactaaaccctaaactttgATCAGGCAGCGTAATGAACCCTAATATAGACTTGTGTCAAATTGAATGATCAACACTCATAAAAGGAAGGCAAATATGGTGAAAGAGCAGAAAGAATACTAATCTAGACTTGTGTCAATGAGCCCCAATATTATTCCATAAGCTAGTTTTATCAAAACACTAGAATCCATCAGAAAATATCAGAAGTTCCATCACTCATAAACCATAAGGTCAAGCATAAACGGtaatgaagaagagattgaggGAAGAACCTTCATAGATTGCATAAACTCTCGGCAATGGCTGTTGACGAACTCTTTTTTGGGTCCAGAAGGGCTCGCGAGCTCTTCCATCACTCCTCCAGCTAGTTCCAAAACCTTAACAACTCTCTGCgcggaagaaaacaaaacgcaTACACATTCTCAAATCACATAATCAATCTCTCTAAGGGAAGAAATAGTCTTAAGTGTTCCGAAATTTTCACATTCTCGACATTCTGGAGTCGCTGCAACGAAGTGTTCTGCGTCTGCGGATCCATCCTCGATTACGAAACTGAATTTATATATCAATCACAATGACGTCAAACTCAAATCCATTCATACACATACACTACAATAAGTAGTCAAATCGGAGAAGTGGAAGTACCTCAATGGAACACGACGGCGATTAAAGAAAGTGACGACGGAGGGGAACACGGAGAATTCAGAATCAACGGGGCGAGATAGAGATCAGCAACGGAGAGTCTCTCGGCAACCACAGATCGGAAAagataagaagagaagaggatttTGTGACAAAATCCCACACGAGGGTTTATCTTGGGATTGGGATTGGATCAGAATCGATCTATGAAACTCGATTTGAATCCCAATTCTCGATCCACGATTTGAAGCTCCGTTTCGATCAGATCAATCGagcatataaataaataaaaatcagattttttttttttttagttggtaGAAGAAACTGATGAAACTGGTGAAAGAATACCTAAGAAACCGATCCGAAAGACAGAAAGCTAAATCGAAtcggaaaaaagaaagaaaaaagtttttaaaaagacgAGATTGAAGTTACAACAAATTCAACGTCGTGAGAGAAATTgaatcgtcgtcgtcgtcttcgtcttcgtcatgatgaattcaaaattaatcttttttttttttttggtttagattagAGGGTCCAAATCTAATCGGAAAGGGGAATCATTCGTAGCCAAGAGTGACTGACACGCGTTTCTTTTTCTagaataactctttttttttttgtgtttttttttggttcagtactactactacaacaCCTCTTCTTATGTCTGATTTCACATGACGTCATCactatttctttaaaaaaaaatttaaaaaaaaacgtatttttataatttgagcCCAACCAAAGCagagtaataaaataaaaaccctaactttgaTTGTGATTCTCTTCTACCTCGTTAAACAGCCActtccctaaaaccctaaaaagctcTCCGCTGTTCATTTTGAGAATCAtatctaaagaagaagaagaagatgggttcgaataagaagaaaaagcaaagcaAGGGTGAAGGAtccggtggtggaggaggaggagtcgCAGAGGAAGGCAATCAGATGATTAACGACCCAAGGTTCTCGTCGGCGCACACGGACCCTAGATTCCGTAGTAT is drawn from Camelina sativa cultivar DH55 chromosome 1, Cs, whole genome shotgun sequence and contains these coding sequences:
- the LOC104782641 gene encoding mediator of RNA polymerase II transcription subunit 11, whose product is MDPQTQNTSLQRLQNVENRVVKVLELAGGVMEELASPSGPKKEFVNSHCREFMQSMKDIQVTLREEIKSACEYRPFEKCDYNARIANEICFQKLEYVLTQLDDLKQTADRYISSD